In Aspergillus nidulans FGSC A4 chromosome II, a single window of DNA contains:
- the nimE gene encoding B-type cyclin nimE (transcript_id=CADANIAT00005087): MPPARNLRTRGTMNENDENGPSTRLTRAKAAALTTDAPAANGALKKPLQTKKAATGANGTQRKRAALGDVSNVGKADNGETKDAKKATSKTGLTSKATMQSGGVQKLSRSNLSRTAVGAKDNNVKKPATEAKRPGSGSGMGSAMKRTSSQKSLQEKTIQQEEPPRKKVDIEKVVEKQAEAVSVKGDVKAGAQTEELEKPQDFVADLDTEDLDDPLMAAEYVVEIFDYLRELEMETLPNPDYIDHQPDLEWKMRGILVDWLIEVHTRFRLLPETLFLAVNIIDRFLSAEVVALDRLQLVGVAAMFIASKYEEVLSPHVANFSHVADETFSDKEILDAERHILATLEYNMSYPNPMNFLRRISKADNYDIQTRTLGKYLMEISLLDHRFLGYPQSQIGAAAMYLARLILDRGPWDATLAHYAGYTEEEIDEVFRLMVDYLHRPVCHEAFFKKYASKKFLKASIMTRQWAKKYHHLYIDSALTEPYNSIKDNE, translated from the exons ATGCCTCCG GCTCGAAACCTCCGCACGCGAGGCACCATGAATGAAAACGACGAGAATGGTCCCTCAACGCGTCTTACTCGCGCCAAAGCCGCCGCCCTGACAACAGACGCCCCTGCTGCCAATGGAGCCCTCAAGAAACCCCTTCagacaaagaaagccgcCACTGGCGCCAACGGCACACAAAGAAAACGTGCTGCGCTTGGTGATGTTAGCAATGTCGGAAAGGCGGACAATGGCGAGACCAAGGACGCGAAGAAGGCCACATCCAAGACCGGCCTTACATCAAAAGCTACCATGCAGTCGGGGGGCGTTCAAAAGCTCAGCCGCAGCAATCTATCCCGTACCGCCGTCGGAGCAAAGGACAACAATGTAAAGAAACCTGCCACAGAGGCAAAGCGCCCTGGAAGTGGGTCTGGTATGGGAAGCGCGATGAAGCGCACATCCAGCCAAAAGTCTCTACAGGAAAAGACCATCCAACAAGAAGAGCCTCCCCGCAAGAAGGTCGACATTGAAAAGGTCGTGGAAAAGCAGGCTGAGGCTGTCTCGGTTAAGGGGGATGTTAAGGCAGGGGCACAAAcagaagagcttgaaaagCCTCAAGATTTCGTTGCCGACCTAGACACTGAGGACCTGGACGACCCCTTGATGGCTGCTGAATACGTGGTGGAGATCTTCGATTACCTTCgcgagctggagatggagacgtTGCCAAACCCTGATTACATCGATCACCAGCCAGACCTTGAGTGGAAGATGCGCGGCATCCTGGTTGACTGGCTCATCGAAGTTCACACTCGcttccgtcttcttcctgaaaCGCTTTTCCTTGCCGTCAACATTATTGACCGTTTCCTCTCTGCCGAAGTGGTCGCCTTGGACCGTCTCCAGTTGGTTGGTGTTGCTGCCATGTTTATTGCTTCCAAATATGAAGAAGTTCTCTCCCCCCATGTCGCCAATTTCAGCCACGTCGCCGACGAAACCTTCTCTGATAAGGAGATCCTGGATGCCGAACGTCACATTCTGGCCACGCTTGAATACAACATGAGCTATCCCAATCCTATGAACTTCCTGCGCCGTATTTCCAAAGCAGACAACTACGACATTCAAACACGTACTCTTGGAAAGTACTTGATGGAGATTAGCCTGCTTGATCACAGGTTTTTGGGCTACCCTCAGAGCCAAATCGGTGCAGCAGCCATGTACTTAGCTCGTCTGATTTTAGACCGTGGTCCTTGG GATGCCACTCTTGCCCATTACGCTGGCTACACCGAggaagagattgatgaaGTTTTCCGGTTGATGGTTGACTACCTCCACCGTCCCGTCTGCCACGAAGCATTTTTTAAGAAATATGCAAGCAAGAAGTTCCTTAAGG CCTCTATCATGACACGGCAGTGGGCCAAAAAATACCACCATCTGTACATTGACAGCGCGCTCACAGAGCCGTACAACTCCATCAAAGACAACGAATAG
- a CDS encoding uncharacterized protein (transcript_id=CADANIAT00005088), producing the protein MAARDNENVTARVAAESVESVGWRCADGRTGGWAAAMLQKGHAGDILCN; encoded by the exons ATGGCGGCGCGGGACAACGAGAATGTGACCGCGC GTGTAGCTGCTGAGAGCGTGGAGTCCGTTGGTTGGCGATGTGCGGATGGGCGCACAGGCGGGTGGGCAGCGGCTATGCTACAAAAGGGACATGCTGGAGACATCCTCTGCAACTGA
- a CDS encoding tRNA (guanine-N2-)-methyltransferase (transcript_id=CADANIAT00005089), producing MEYLIRFAQTHETFRQPELQALANLHNIELEILHYDQISPYCIVRLANEETARILISRSILARDIFELWGHGTTYEALHADVRRRTQHLWKQYKQASFKFNVESFAGKRSSAQKTEIIQSFSYLGFEGPISMKNAEEDFWVMEQYYDRTHNPTAATGMSQHPLPSKLDSAPVNIYLARKLAESSREVVNKYDLKKRRYISTTSMDAELSLITANMANAAPGKLFYDPFVGTGSFCVAAAHFGAITLGSDIDGRSFRGKEMHKWKMTGVQLNFQQYGISSKFGDCFTSDLTNTPLLGKQFLDGIVCDPPYGVREGLRVLGSRDTSRRKEELIIDGVPAHRRPGYIPPKKPYGFEAMMNDILIFAARTLVTGGRLCMWMPTSGEEEAELSVPMQENLEVLSISVQPFNNWSRRLITYRRLPEGVLSDVSSGRRKDDAAGVSADDLNAFRRIVCPLFPTLTSPLGARPNLSKVLHEKSQKLKSGFPMTCTIYIAYSINTQYL from the exons ATGGAGTACCTTATCCGCTTCGCTCAAACCCATGAAACCTTCCGACAACCGGAACTTCAGGCACTGGCCAACTTACACAATATTGAACTTGAAATCCTTCATTATGACCAGATA TCTCCGTACTGCATCGTCCGGCTTGCAAATGAAGAAACTGCGCGTATTCTCATTTCTCGCAGCATTCTAGCAAGGGACATCTTCGAGCTCTGGGGCCACGGTACTACCTATGAGGCCCTGCATGCCGACGTCCGCAGGCGGACGCAGCACCTCTGGAAGCAATACAAGCAAGCATCCTTCAAATTTAACGTGGAAAGCTTCGCCGGCAAGCGTAGCTCGGCCCAAAAGACAGAGATCATCCAGTCGTTCTCGTATTTGGGCTTTGAGGGTCCCATCTCAATGAAAAATGCTGAGGAAGACTTTTGGGTCATGGAGCAGTACTACGATCGCACGCATAACCCTACCGCTGCTACTGGTATGTCGCAGCATCCACTGCCGTCCAAGCTGGATTCGGCTCCTGTGAACATTTACCTGGCGCGCAAGCTTGCGGAGAGTAGTCGTGAGGTAGTGAATAAGTATGATTTAAAGAAGCGACGCTATATCAGTACCACATCTATGGATGCGGAGCTGAGCCTGATTACTGCCAATATGGCTAATGCGGCGCCGGGAAAATTATTCTATGATCCCTTCGTCGGTACGGGCAGTTTCTGTGTTGCAGCGGCGCATTTCGGAGCAATCACGTTAGgctctgatattgatggacGGAGCTTCCGTGGGAAGGAGATGCATAAGTGGAAGATGACGGGAGTACAGTTGAACTTCCAGCAGTACGGTATCAGCAGCAAATTTGGCGATTGTTTCACTTCAGACTTGACCAATACGCCGTTATTGGGCAAGCAGTTTCTAGATGGGATTGTCTGCGATCCACCTTATGGTGTTCGTGAGGGTCTACGGGTACTTGGATCGAGGGATACTAGCCGTCGTAAGGAGGAGCTCATTATCGACGGGGTTCCTGCGCATCG TCGACCCGGCTACATCCCGCCGAAGAAACCCTACGGCTTCGAAGCCATGATGAACGATATCCTCATTTTTGCAGCACGTACTCTCGTCACCGGTGGGCGTTTATGCATGTGGATGCCAACatccggcgaggaagaagcagaactCTCTGTCCCGATGCAGGAAAATCTCGAAGTTCTTAGCATTTCCGTGCAGCCGTTCAACAACT GGTCACGACGTCTTATCACATACCGGAGACTCCCTGAGGGCGTATTGTCCGACGTATCATCGGGGCGGCGGAAGGATGATGCCGCTGGTGTGTCGGCCGATGATCTGAATGCTTTCAGGAGAATTGTATGTCCACTGTTTCCCACTCTTACTTCTCCATTAGGGGCACGTCCTAACCTTTCGAAAGTACTTCATGAAAAATCCCAAAAGCTCAAGTCCGGCTTCCCAATGACATGCACTATATACATAGCTTACTCAATAAACACCCAATATCTGTAA
- a CDS encoding putative histone deacetylase SIR2 (transcript_id=CADANIAT00005090): protein MDLASAPRGESPPLKAPLVEIEAAEVERSLPQENAAPEEKGSNSQSEYESDSDALDDEWETQSLYEDAIQMIRDDQLRDGTIPGACTLEEAIEFRKRLHEVGKAQFVEETIARDTVTAKKLCTAFGILPPSFLEGAPDEAYHPLLAIAISREFARRQKLPQYNSVDDAVKLLKESKNIIVLTGAGISTSLGIPDFRSKDTGLYSKLENLGLNDPQEVFDIRIFREDPGIFYSIAKDILPTEKKFSPTHGFIRLLQDKGKLLTNYTQNIDNIEANAGVFPENIVQCHGSFATATCVKCQYKVAGDEIYDDIKKGLIPECAQCRKRIAEDSQKPQGQKRKRNSTSAHKDRSKSGEDSSDGEDYEIPTPGVMKPDITFFGEDLPDEFGRRLLHHDRDKVDLVIVIGTSLKVAPVAEVPGVLPPHIPQIYISRTPVAHTNFDIDLLGDCDVVVSELCRRAGWELKHEMISPDEKVDVTPVFGYGSRHVFKVSG from the exons ATGGACCTTGCTTCAGCGCCCCGTGGGGAGAGCCCGCCGTTGAAGGCTCCGCTGGTGGAGATAGAAGCCGcggaggtggaaagaagcCTCCCGCAAGAGAACGCCGCTCCGGAGGAAAAGGGTTCAAACTCGCAGTCCGAGTACGAGTCTGACAGCGATGCGCTGGATGATGAGTGGGAGACTCAGTCCCTTTACGAGGATGCCATCCAGATGATTCGCGATGACCAACTTCGCGACGGAA CAATACCCGGAGCTTGTACCCTAGAGGAGGCTATTGAGTTTCGGAAGAGGCTGCATGAAGTTGGCAAAGCGCAATTTGTGGAGGAGACGATTGCTCGCGACACGGTGACCGCGAAGAAGCTTTGTACTGCCTTTGGGattcttcctccatctttTCTCGAAGGTGCACCGGACGAGGCTTATCATCCGTTACTTGCGATCGCCATCTCTCGGGAGTTCGCGAGACGTCAAAAATTGCCACAATACAACTCGGTTGATGATGCCGTAAAACTTCTCAAGGAGTCAAAGAATATTATTGTCCTGACGGGTGCAGGT ATTTCAACGAGTCTTGGAATTCCGGACTTTAGATCCAAGGACACTGGCCTTTACTCAAAGCTGGAAAATCTTGGCTTAAATGATCCTCAAGAAGTCTTTGATATTCGCATCTTCCGCGAGGACCCGGGTATTTTTTATTCGATTGCGAAGGATATCCTTCCGACTGAGAAGAAGTTTTCACCAACTCATGGGTTTATCCGGTTGCTTCAGGATAAAGGAAAACTGCTTACCAACTACACCCAAAATATCGACAATATCGAGGCCAACGCAGGCGTGTTCCCTGAAAACATTGTACAGTGCCACGGCTCTTTTGCCACAGCCACTTGTGTCAAATGTCAGTATAAGGTTGCTGGGGACGAAATTTACGATGATATAAAAAAAGGTTTGATTCCTGAATGCGCACAGTGTCGCAAGCGCATTGCCGAAGATTCGCAGAAACCACAAGgacagaagcggaagcgcaACAGCACTAGTGCTCACAAGGATAGAAGCAAAAGTGGAGAAGACAGCTCTGATGGGGAGGACTACGAGATACCAACGCCAGGGGTAATGAAG CCGGACATCACTTTCTTTGGAGAAGATCTCCCCGACGAGTTTGGGCGCCGTCTCCTGCACCATGACCGAGACAAGGTGGACTTGGTCATTGTCATTGGGACGTCTCTGAAAGTTGCACCGGTGGCGGAGGTTCCAGGCGTGCTGCCACCTCACATACCTCAAATATACATATCCCGTACC CCTGTAGCACATACGAACTTTGATATCGATTTGTTAGGCGACTGCGATGTAGTGGTGTCCGAGCTCTGCCGTAGGGCCGGATGGGAATTGAAGCATGAGATGATATCCCCAGACGAAAAGGTCGATGTCACTCCAGTTTTCGGATACGGATCACGACATGTATTCAAGGTTAGCGGATAG
- a CDS encoding ACL4 family protein (transcript_id=CADANIAT00005091): MGKPRPHKKKASKTREKSVLSAGGSISKRKMNEDPRKLLEQATILLQTGQADAALSIAQQALEIATSNSPAQLSSLNTIAEIYVELGEIDLARKHFLQAVELDPTGSIPESEGGGAEKFLWLAQLSELGGKDSVQWFEKGVGALRGIFRRSPLFFIAFSRASYQADIFRWEEDAESRCENLITEALLVQPSSPEVLQTLASIRISQLREDDARAALSRSLELWKDLPPEDPHVPDFPTRISLSRLLMEVSMLLEALEVLERLILEDDQSVEAWYLGGWCLQLLAEIGEAPRDPEAESNETPESKRHASLVASREWLKQSLMLYDLVQYEDERLKEHALELVEAMNKELGEEMEDDSNVEDGEGEGEEEWEGIESDSDHEMADS, translated from the exons ATGGGGAAGCCCAGACCtcacaagaagaaagcttcCAAAACCCGCGAAAAGTCCGTCTTGAGCGCCGGCGGCTCGATCTCAAAACGGAAGATGAACGAAGATCCTAGGAAGCTTCTCGAGCAAGCGACAATACTTCTCCAGACCGGACAAGCCGATGCTGCGCTTTCGATAGCCCAGCAGGCGCTCGAGATTGCGACCTCCAATTCCCCCGCGCAGCTTTCAAGTTTGAATACGATTGCGGAGATCTACGTTGAGTTAGGCGAGATTGACCTCGCAAGGAAACATTTTCTACAGGCGGTCGAGCTTGATCCAACTGGTTCTATCCCTGAGTCTGAGGGAGGCGGCGCTGAAAAGTTCCTTTGGCTGGCTCAATTGAGTGAGCTTGGTGGGAAGGACAGTGTTCAATGGTTTGAGAAAGGGGTGGGGGCTCTGAGGGGC ATCTTTCGTAGGTCGCCCCTGTTTTTTATTGCTTTCTCCCGAGCCTCTTATCAAGCTGACATTTTCAGATGGGAGGAAGACGCGGAATCTCGCTGTGAGAACCTGATCACGGAAGCCCTCCTAGTTCAGCCCAGCTCTCCCGAAGTCCTCCAGACGCTGGCGTCTATTCGAATCTCGCAATTAAGAGAGGATGATGCGCGGGCAGCACTTTCAAGGAGTCTTGAGCTGTGGAAAGATTTGCCCCCAGAAGATCCGCATGTCCCTGACTTCCCAACAAGAATCAGTCTTTCTCGTCTCCTAATGGAGGTCTCCATGTTGCTGGAGGCGCTAGAAGTACTCGAGCGCTTGATTTTAGAAGACGACCAGAGTGTGGAGGCATGGTATCTAGGAGGCTGGTGTCTCCAGCTTTTGGCCGAAATAGGCGAAGCTCCAAGAGACCCGGAAGCCGAGTCAAATGAGACGCCGGAGTCTAAGAGGCATGCATCGCTTGTGGCCAGTAGAGAGTGGCTTAAACAGAGTTTGATGCTGTATGATCTTGTTCAGTACGAGGATGAAAGGTTGAAAGAACACGCTCTCGAGCTAGTGGAGGCTATGAACAAGGAGCTgggggaagagatggaagacgacAGCAATGTCGAAGATGGTGAgggtgaaggtgaagaggagtGGGAGGGGATTGAGTCCGACAGTGATCATGAGATGGCCGACTCGTAA
- a CDS encoding RWD domain-containing protein (transcript_id=CADANIAT00005092), protein MGREDQIEEREVLDSIFPEEITDVSDTSYRISITLDAPDNDEQSQEAEPPILILQVTYPEEYPDVAPELDLTAPTNAPKHPRLDISEDRDRLLEALQPTIEENMGMAMVFTLVSALKESAELLMVERVNAVHAVQEMEAAKAEEEENRKFQGTAVNRETFLEWLDKFKKEMEEEVRKKREEKEAEEKKANKKGPVKEEKKLTGKQLWERGLAGKADFDEEYEETMPAAVDKMKITA, encoded by the exons ATGGGCCGCGAGGACCAGATCGAAGAGCGCGAGGTGCTCGATTCCATATTCCCGGAAGAAATTACAG ATGTGTCCGACACTTCATACCGGATATCAATCACGCTCGACGCTCCAGACAACGACGAACAAAGCCAAGAAGCCGAACCTCCTATCCTTATCCTCCAAGTCACCTATCCTGAAGAGTACCCTGATGTTGCGCCAGAACTAGACCTCACAGCCCCAACCAATGCCCCCAAACACCCCCGTCTAGATATTAGCGAGGATCGCGACCGACTACtcgaagctcttcagccgaCTATCGAAGAGAACATGGGAATGGCGATGGTATTCACGCTTGTCAGTGCGCTTAAGGAAAGTGCCGAGTTACTCATGGTGGAACGTGTGAACGCTGTGCATGCGGTGCAGGAAATGGAGGCTGcgaaggcggaggaggaggagaatagGAAGTTCCAGGGGACTGCCGTGAACAGGGAAACATTCTTGGAATGGCTAGATAAATTtaagaaggagatggaagaggaggtgaggaagaagagggaggagaaggaggcggaggagaaaaaggcaaaTAAAAAGGGCCCTGtcaaagaggagaagaaacttACGGGAAAGCAGCTTTGGGAGAGGGGGTTGGCTGGGAAAGCAGACTTTGATGAGGAGTATGAGGAAACTATGCCGGCTGCTGTAGATAAGATGAAAATAACGGCGTAG
- a CDS encoding uncharacterized protein (transcript_id=CADANIAT00005093) yields MHHLVVPKKSSAHRVACLALYRALLLRCRDLQRRRPELVSPQAHVRERFRKYKNLQSPSQTANALKAGYEALDLIDSAALGNEDDTGLVWRILAKAQSTKEQKRELQNVLSHIRPVKQPNKKQIRAEENRRFQEATAQRHPDATSILERPRPIVSGKRRVPVLVNASGIPFLRIKKPQPQSLSRMIRRKLAERQKLVERRERLEPEILFGEDEDQWDELTNGRGEGEERWSSAPRAAFDEVYRRIGEDNRRKQALARSMWEIVLAERKLAEEEQKSEEEKHAKEGNHDDEKKKKRMVLSRKNILKKLNISAET; encoded by the exons atgcACCATCTGGTTGTACCCAAGAAATCATCTGCCCATCGGGTTGCAT GCTTAGCACTCTACAGGGCACTCCTTCTACGATGTAGGGACCTACAGCGACGTCGGCCAGAACTCGTTTCTCCACAGGCGCACGTTCGAGAACGATTTCGCAAATATAAAAACCTCCAAAGCCCCTCTCAGACGGCAAACGCGCTTAAGGCTGGATACGAA GCACTTGACCTTATCGACTCGGCTGCACTAGGAAATGAAGATGACACCGGTCTTGTGTGGCGAATACTTGCCAAAGCCCAATCAACTAAGGAACAGAAGAGAGAACTTCAGAACGTGTTATCTCACATTCGTCCCGTCAAGCAGCCgaacaaaaagcaaataaGGGCGGAGGAAAACCGGCGATTCCAGGAGGCGACAGCTCAACGGCATCCAGATGCAACTTCTATACTAGAGCGCCCTCGACCTATTGTGAGCGGCAAGCGTCGTGTGCCAGTCCTAGTTAATGCCAGCGGTATTCCATTCCTGCGCATTAAGAAACCGCAGCCACAATCCCTCAGCCGCATGATACGGAGAAAACTCGCAGAACGACAGAAATTGGTAGAGCGTCGCGAAAGGCTGGAGCCAGAAATACTCTtcggcgaagatgaagatcaaTGGGACGAGTTGACTAACGGGAGGGgggaaggcgaagaaaggtgGTCTAGCGCACCTCGCGCCGCTTTTGACGAAGTCTATCGTCGCATAGGCGAGGACAACCGACGGAAGCAAGCGCTTGCGCGCTCCATGTGGGAAATTGTCCTTGCAGAGCGCAAGTTagccgaagaggagcagaaatctgaagaggagaaacatGCTAAAGAGGGGAACCATGacgatgagaagaaaaaaaagagaatggTGCTGAGCAGGAAAAATATTCTGAAGAAACTAAACATATCGGCGGAGACCTGA
- a CDS encoding E2 ubiquitin-conjugating protein MMS2 (transcript_id=CADANIAT00005094) — translation MAANAKVPRNFRLLEELEKGEKGLGAEACSYGLADGEDMMMSNWNGTVLGPPHSVHENRIYSLNIHCGPEYPDQPPTLQFISRVNLPCVDAHSGKVDPSKLPCLAQWKRDYTMETVLIELRRYMALPQHKKLPQPPEGSTF, via the exons ATGGCTGCAAACGCAAAGGTTCCCAGGAACTTCAGGCTTCTAGAGGAGCTTGAAAAGGGCGAGAAGGGCTTGGGAGCAG AGGCGTGCTCTTATGGTCTCGCGGATGGCGAGGACATGATGATGAGCAACTGGAACGGAACCGTCCTTGGCCCCCCTCAC AGCGTCCACGAAAACAGGATATACAGTCTTAACATTCATTGCGGTCCCGAGTATCCCGATCAACCTCCGACTCTACAATTCATCTCGCGCGTCAACCTCCCTTGTGTCGATGCACACTCTGGCAAG GTTGACCCCTCCAAGCTGCCCTGTCTTGCCCAGTGGAAGCGCGATTATACTATGGAGACAGTTTTGATTGAACTTCGAAG GTACATGGCTTTACCGCAACATAAAAagcttcctcagcctcctgAGGGTTCGACTTTTTAA